The nucleotide window CTCGGGATGAATTGCCATCGCGCCGAACACCGTAACGTGAATCAGCGGAAACGAAGCACACAAGAACCCCAGCCCGCCGACCACGTAGTGGGCGATCGCCAGCATGTTCAAATGCTCGGCGTCCCGCTCGCACTGCTTGTCGCCGCTGCTCATGCGGTTGCCCCTTTGCAACTCATGTCATCGAACCGTAGGCCCTTAACTATGCATCCGCGGCAGCGGGTCGCCGGCGGCGACGATCGCGGCTTCGGCGGCGGACAATTCGTGCAGCCGCGCGCGAACCGTCTCCTCGGAAGCGAATTCACAGGCGAACTGCACGTAGGTCGCGTGGTGCCGCGCCTCGGACTCGAACAGACTGCCATAGAACGTGGCCAACTCGACGTCCTGAACATGATCACGCAGCAACGAGAACCGCTCGCATGAGCGGGCTTCGATCAGACTGGCCACCAGCAGCCGATCGACCGCCTGCTCGCGTTCCTCTTTGCGGACCAGCGCGTGGAGCTTGGCGCCATAGGCGCCCGGCTTGAGCCGGCGAAAGCGAATCTGTCGCCGCTCAAGCAGATCGAGCACCTGGCGGAAGTGATCAAGTTCTTCGTTGACGATGACCGACAGCTCGCGCACCAACTCGACGTGATCGACATAGGCGAAGATCAGGTTCATCGCCACGCCTGCCGCTTTCTTCTCGCAATGGGCGTGGTCGATCAGAATCTCGTCCAGGTGTCGATCCACCTGGGCCAGCCACCGAGCACTGGTTTCACTTTGCAGACTTAGCATCACGCACCGACTCTCACTGATCCTTGAAAGACGAAATCGACCACGACGGCACGACGATCACGACGTAAGACAAGAAAACAAAAATGTCTTTTCCGACGTCGTGTCCGTCGTGCCGTCGTGGTCGAATTACTCTGCTGCGTTCCGATCCATCAACCGTCTTGCGGCAGGCCGCGTGGATAGGCTCTCGCTAGGAAGCGAGTAAACACGCCCGGCAGCAATCGCTTGAGCCACCACCAGCGCCGCACGCGGGCCGGCAACACCACGTAGAGTCGCTTCCGCTCGACCGCCGCCAGCGCCGCCTGGGCCACACTGTCGGCCGTGATCGACGCCCGCCGCATGCGCATCGTAACAAAGTCGCGATGTTCCGTCGCGCCAAACCGGCCCGTCGCAGCCAGGTTGGTGGCGAAGAAGCCCGGGCAAACCACGGTGACGCCCACGTTCTTGGCGGCCAGTTCGGCGTACAGCGTCTCGGACAGCGTCAGCACGCCCGCCTTCGACACGTTATAGGCGGCCATGGCCGGCGCCGCCGTAAACGCCGCCAGCGAGGCGATGTTCAGCACATGCGCACCGCGCGGGTTTTCCTTGAGCCAGGGGACGAACGCGTGGCAACCGTAGATCGCTCCCCACAGATTCACCTCCATGAGCCAACGCCAGTCTTCAAGCGGCATGGTCCCCATTTCCCCCGAGCCCGCCACGC belongs to Planctomycetota bacterium and includes:
- a CDS encoding tRNA-(ms[2]io[6]A)-hydroxylase; translation: MLSLQSETSARWLAQVDRHLDEILIDHAHCEKKAAGVAMNLIFAYVDHVELVRELSVIVNEELDHFRQVLDLLERRQIRFRRLKPGAYGAKLHALVRKEEREQAVDRLLVASLIEARSCERFSLLRDHVQDVELATFYGSLFESEARHHATYVQFACEFASEETVRARLHELSAAEAAIVAAGDPLPRMHS
- a CDS encoding SDR family NAD(P)-dependent oxidoreductase, which gives rise to MPHPSTSYWTGRRAVVTGAASGLGRALAVRLGQGGAHVAVADIDTAGAASTLEQVCRAGGSGSVEPLDVRESESWHALLVRLRREWPAIDLLVNNAGVAGSGEMGTMPLEDWRWLMEVNLWGAIYGCHAFVPWLKENPRGAHVLNIASLAAFTAAPAMAAYNVSKAGVLTLSETLYAELAAKNVGVTVVCPGFFATNLAATGRFGATEHRDFVTMRMRRASITADSVAQAALAAVERKRLYVVLPARVRRWWWLKRLLPGVFTRFLARAYPRGLPQDG